A genomic segment from Luteolibacter ambystomatis encodes:
- a CDS encoding type IV pilus modification PilV family protein: MTTTTSQRRGFTLMETVIAIGVLAVLLSAFLTVFGPATSGIRRALSAQEADRLASTLEKELGTLRPNEKFTGGGGQTVGTAFDKAFDWIKNAKKDGNKPSDGTILIYQYRADPTKMRDDGSLAAYTNAGSGIAGSDYVIQSAVRRRKDSNNPKNDEYLKEDLKSLEGRVFAVCATQLVFKTNGLELGESGQIKDPKPPNNPATDATQYTEAVIAFSADFYGVPSTAYQYITGAGFTNSALQTPIFTRNLAARR, from the coding sequence ATGACGACCACCACATCCCAACGGCGCGGTTTCACCCTGATGGAGACCGTGATCGCCATCGGCGTCCTTGCCGTGCTTCTCTCCGCCTTCCTCACCGTCTTCGGGCCTGCCACTTCCGGCATCCGCCGCGCGCTCAGCGCCCAGGAAGCGGACCGTCTGGCCTCCACGCTGGAAAAGGAACTCGGCACGCTGCGCCCGAACGAGAAGTTCACCGGCGGTGGCGGCCAGACCGTCGGCACGGCCTTCGACAAGGCTTTCGATTGGATCAAGAACGCCAAGAAGGACGGCAACAAGCCCTCCGATGGCACAATCCTGATCTACCAGTACCGCGCCGATCCGACCAAGATGCGGGATGACGGCTCCCTCGCCGCCTACACCAACGCCGGTTCGGGCATCGCCGGTTCCGACTACGTCATCCAGTCCGCCGTGCGTCGCCGCAAGGATTCGAACAATCCGAAGAACGACGAATACCTCAAGGAAGACCTGAAGTCACTCGAAGGCCGCGTCTTCGCGGTCTGCGCCACCCAGCTCGTTTTCAAGACCAACGGCCTCGAGCTCGGTGAATCCGGCCAGATCAAGGATCCCAAGCCGCCCAACAATCCGGCCACCGACGCCACGCAGTACACCGAGGCCGTGATCGCCTTCTCCGCCGATTTCTACGGCGTGCCTAGTACTGCCTACCAGTACATCACAGGCGCCGGATTCACCAACTCCGCCCTGCAAACCCCGATCTTCACCCGCAACCTGGCTGCCCGCCGCTGA
- the glmM gene encoding phosphoglucosamine mutase: MSNRLFGTDGIRGRVNEFPITAEVALRLGKAIARVLRSSGPNRNRVLIGKDTRISGYMLETAMTSGLVSMGMDVFMVGPMPTPGVAHLTKSMGAAAGIMLTASHNPYEDNGIKIFGPDGYKISDEIENVIERHILGDEPEAAPVPPRQIGKAHRIDDARGRYIEFAKHTADNISLHGLKVVVDCGHGAAYFIAPLIFKELGAEVVTAGIGPDGTNINDGCGALHPENAGELVRRHNADLGISFDGDADRVIFSDSNGQVVSGDRILALCALAMKEQGRLKHDTLVCTTMSNLGLYEAMRRNGIKVETSPVGDRNVIEAMRKGGYTFGGENSGHLIFSEHATTGDGILSALQVLRMMRDKNATLATLASIMQEYPNQLANIPVPDKPDLESLPKLKKLMKQATKEFGTEGRHLIRYSGTEKKLRVLVEHREIETARLWVSKFAAAIRDEIGTGTRKINGE, encoded by the coding sequence ATGAGCAACCGACTGTTTGGCACCGACGGCATCCGTGGCCGCGTCAATGAATTCCCCATCACCGCCGAGGTGGCTCTGCGTCTCGGCAAGGCGATTGCCCGCGTGCTGCGGTCCTCCGGTCCGAACCGGAACCGCGTGCTGATCGGAAAGGACACCCGCATTTCCGGCTACATGCTGGAGACCGCCATGACCAGCGGTCTGGTCTCGATGGGCATGGACGTCTTCATGGTCGGCCCGATGCCGACTCCCGGCGTGGCCCACCTCACCAAGTCCATGGGGGCCGCCGCCGGCATCATGCTTACCGCTTCACACAATCCGTATGAGGACAACGGGATCAAGATCTTCGGACCGGATGGCTACAAAATTTCCGATGAGATCGAGAACGTGATCGAGCGCCACATCCTCGGGGACGAGCCCGAGGCGGCTCCCGTCCCACCCCGCCAGATCGGCAAGGCGCACCGTATCGATGATGCCCGCGGCCGCTACATCGAGTTCGCCAAGCACACCGCGGACAATATCTCGCTGCACGGGTTGAAGGTGGTGGTCGACTGCGGCCATGGTGCCGCCTATTTCATCGCGCCGCTCATCTTCAAGGAACTCGGTGCGGAAGTCGTCACCGCGGGCATCGGCCCGGATGGCACCAATATCAATGACGGCTGCGGCGCGCTGCATCCGGAGAACGCCGGCGAATTGGTCCGCCGCCACAATGCCGACCTCGGCATCTCCTTCGATGGCGATGCGGACCGCGTGATCTTCAGCGACTCGAACGGCCAGGTCGTCAGCGGCGACCGTATCCTCGCCCTCTGTGCGCTTGCCATGAAGGAACAGGGCCGCCTCAAGCATGACACGCTGGTCTGCACCACCATGAGCAACCTCGGGCTGTACGAGGCCATGCGCCGCAATGGCATCAAGGTCGAAACCTCCCCCGTGGGCGATCGCAATGTCATCGAGGCGATGCGCAAGGGCGGCTATACCTTCGGCGGTGAAAACTCCGGACATCTCATTTTCTCCGAGCATGCGACCACCGGGGATGGTATCCTCAGCGCCCTCCAGGTGCTGCGCATGATGCGTGACAAGAACGCCACGCTGGCGACTCTCGCCTCGATCATGCAGGAGTATCCGAACCAGCTCGCGAACATTCCCGTGCCGGACAAGCCGGATCTCGAGAGCCTGCCGAAACTCAAGAAGCTGATGAAGCAGGCGACCAAGGAGTTCGGCACCGAGGGCCGCCATCTCATCCGGTACTCCGGCACCGAGAAGAAACTCCGCGTGCTGGTGGAGCACCGCGAGATCGAAACCGCCCGCTTGTGGGTGAGCAAATTCGCCGCCGCCATCCGGGATGAAATCGGTACCGGCACGCGAAAGATCAACGGTGAGTGA
- a CDS encoding PulJ/GspJ family protein, whose amino-acid sequence MKTHFRDSIRRGFTLMELMVAMAITTIIVTVLVSITSVSIEAWQKSRSEIRASRQGKAMTDSMAADFQAMVTRKGNSFEWLYADLSKDSDLPGNAKVKSNNAASLIFFSAPTDRYSNVTDQGGDVSCISYKLDYKDPVSGQASTSYDTFAMYRLLVEPNETFNSLLGQTDLQTAFGTRTVSDVKNFVCENVYQFTLKFNVEVQKASTSPNTPPTKQIVPVTLTRGPSSSGGGGGASGTTVTTAQSVQIFGNTLKVLDSNNTDFKTSLVTVDEMKAGRIVSVDISLTVLTDVGTNQLRVRTFKDDKEKAQFIAKNSYQFSKLVEVTSM is encoded by the coding sequence ATGAAAACCCATTTCCGCGATTCCATCCGCCGGGGCTTCACCCTCATGGAGCTGATGGTGGCCATGGCCATCACCACGATCATCGTCACCGTTCTGGTGAGCATCACCTCCGTGTCCATCGAGGCTTGGCAGAAGTCCCGCTCCGAGATCCGCGCCAGCCGCCAGGGCAAGGCGATGACCGACTCGATGGCCGCCGACTTCCAGGCGATGGTGACCCGCAAGGGCAACAGCTTCGAGTGGCTCTACGCCGATCTTAGCAAGGACAGCGACCTGCCGGGCAATGCCAAGGTGAAGAGCAACAATGCCGCCAGCTTGATCTTCTTCTCCGCCCCCACCGACCGCTATTCGAACGTCACCGACCAGGGTGGCGACGTCTCCTGCATCTCGTACAAGCTGGACTACAAGGATCCGGTCTCCGGCCAGGCCTCCACCAGCTACGACACCTTCGCGATGTACCGCCTGCTGGTGGAACCGAACGAAACCTTCAACTCGCTCCTCGGCCAGACCGACCTGCAGACCGCTTTTGGCACCCGCACGGTGTCCGATGTGAAGAACTTCGTCTGCGAGAACGTTTACCAGTTCACGCTCAAGTTCAACGTGGAGGTCCAGAAGGCCTCGACCTCGCCGAACACTCCGCCCACCAAGCAGATCGTGCCCGTCACCCTGACCCGCGGCCCGTCCAGTTCCGGCGGCGGAGGTGGTGCCAGCGGCACCACGGTTACCACCGCCCAATCGGTGCAGATCTTCGGCAATACCCTGAAGGTTCTGGATTCGAACAACACCGATTTCAAGACCAGCCTGGTCACTGTCGATGAAATGAAAGCTGGTCGCATCGTCTCGGTGGATATTTCGCTCACCGTCCTGACCGACGTCGGCACGAACCAGCTGCGCGTGCGTACCTTCAAGGATGACAAGGAAAAGGCCCAGTTCATCGCGAAGAACTCCTACCAGTTCTCCAAGCTGGTGGAAGTGACCTCGATGTAA
- a CDS encoding SGNH/GDSL hydrolase family protein produces the protein MKTLLRLVAAASLLLAPPIVSAQTAKLPQGVKRVVFLGDSITYAGQYTADIEAYFITRDKAANYEFINVGLPSETVSGLSEAGHAGGKFPRPDLHERLARVLEKTKPDLVFACYGMNDGIYLPFDETRFKAYQDGCTWLRDEVTKTGAKIAFITPPVFDSLKGGKPGYNDVLGRYGDWLLSMKKSGWVVADLHGPMTAYLDEHRKADPNFALASDGVHPGPEGHWVMAREILKFLGASDVAKAKSAEEMAAAPTHGLEILKLVTQRENLLKDAWLTATGHKRPGMATGLPLDQAETKAKEIGKQIEALLK, from the coding sequence ATGAAAACCCTGCTCCGCCTTGTTGCCGCCGCCTCCTTGCTGCTGGCTCCCCCCATCGTTTCCGCCCAGACCGCGAAACTGCCGCAGGGCGTGAAGCGCGTGGTGTTTCTCGGTGATAGCATCACCTACGCCGGACAATATACCGCGGACATCGAGGCCTACTTCATCACCCGCGACAAGGCGGCGAACTACGAGTTCATCAATGTCGGGCTTCCCAGCGAAACCGTCTCGGGCTTGTCGGAGGCAGGCCATGCGGGTGGCAAGTTTCCACGTCCCGATCTGCACGAGCGGCTGGCCCGGGTGCTGGAGAAAACCAAGCCCGACCTCGTCTTCGCCTGCTACGGCATGAACGATGGCATCTATCTGCCGTTCGATGAAACACGCTTCAAGGCCTATCAGGACGGCTGCACCTGGCTTCGCGACGAGGTCACCAAGACCGGCGCGAAGATCGCCTTCATCACGCCGCCGGTGTTCGATTCCCTGAAGGGCGGAAAGCCCGGCTACAATGACGTGCTCGGCCGCTATGGCGACTGGCTGCTCTCGATGAAAAAATCCGGCTGGGTCGTGGCCGACCTCCACGGTCCGATGACCGCGTATCTTGACGAGCATCGGAAGGCGGATCCGAACTTCGCTCTCGCCAGCGATGGAGTTCATCCCGGCCCGGAAGGCCATTGGGTGATGGCCCGTGAGATCTTGAAGTTCCTCGGTGCCAGCGATGTGGCGAAAGCGAAGAGCGCGGAAGAAATGGCCGCCGCTCCGACTCATGGTCTGGAAATCCTCAAGCTCGTCACCCAGCGTGAGAACCTGCTAAAGGATGCTTGGCTCACCGCCACTGGTCACAAGCGTCCCGGCATGGCCACCGGTCTGCCGCTCGATCAAGCCGAAACCAAGGCGAAGGAAATCGGCAAGCAGATCGAGGCGCTGCTGAAGTAA